A single genomic interval of Pogoniulus pusillus isolate bPogPus1 chromosome 24, bPogPus1.pri, whole genome shotgun sequence harbors:
- the INS gene encoding insulin, whose translation MALWIRSLPLLALLALSSPGTNHAAVNQHLCGSHLVEALYLVCGERGFFYYPKARRDVEQPLVSGPLHGEAGELPFQQEEFEKVKRGIVEQCCHNTCSLYQLENYCN comes from the exons ATGGCTCTCTGGATCCGATCGCTGcctctcctggcccttcttgCCCTTTCCAGCCCAGGGACCAACCAtgcagctgtcaaccagcacctctGTGGCTCCCATTTGGTGGAAGCTCTCTACCTGGTGTGTGGAGAGAGGGGTTTCTTCTACTACCCCAAAGCCCGGCGGGATGTTGAGCAGCCTTTAG TGAGTGGTCCCTTGCACGgggaggcaggagagctgcccTTCCAGCAGGAGGAGTTTGAGAAAGTGAAGCGAGGGATCGTTGAGCAATGCTGCCACAACACCTGCTCCCTCTACCAGCTGGAGAACTACTGCAACTAG